A window of the Synchiropus splendidus isolate RoL2022-P1 chromosome 6, RoL_Sspl_1.0, whole genome shotgun sequence genome harbors these coding sequences:
- the traip gene encoding E3 ubiquitin-protein ligase TRAIP gives MPIRALCIFCSDYFDHSRDVAAIHCGHTFHHDCLQQWFQTAPTKTCPQCRKQVSTRHIISKLFFDVGGVEESAADPDHLQNELDRVTALMSSKEREWREKETMVEGLRKSVSKHKKELESARKQMNQKDMLCSTLRKQMDYMETQNSEAQAAKEEARRLRTQMQTYERLNVLLDGQRSEVESMVKDMGVGHAAVEQLAIFCISLKKEYEGLKKHLKYTSDMCDKLKAEVLTSNSKLQKATLEVSQTKEDMKSLQSELTSADKEITSLKKKVEFLQNTLSTPTRTNAALSRLVFESPAPLELKHPHLHQPTDSQDIDLNMTYDITTPEDVNRRPAQKMKLDPQMPMMSKHKERASASSKVRDEDSSMDPFLRNSFLFRKKTFGSMLDPQQKPGVVRSGYDGLGGRTKFIQPSPLAEIRPLMKAKRKKVSRPPAKSTSCMTLDGFLDGSLTSSSSSVM, from the exons ATGCCTATCCGGGcattatgtattttttgttccgACTACTTCGACCACTCCAGAGACGTCGCTGCCATCCATTGTGGACATACTTTCCACCATGACTG TCTTCAGCAGTGGTTCCAGACAGCTCCCACCAAAACGTGCCCCCAATGTCGCAAGCAG GTCAGCACGAGACACATTATCAGCAAGCTCTTCTTTGACGTCGGTGGAGTGGAAGAGTCAGCAGCCGACCCAGACCACTTGCAG aATGAGCTTGATCGAGTGACGGCCCTCATGAGTTCTAAAG AGAGAGAATGGCGTGAGAAGGAAACGATGGTGGAAGGTTTGAGGAAGAGTGTGAGCAAACACAAGAAGGAGCTGGAATCTGCAAGGAAACAGATGAACCAGAAGGACATGTTGTGTTCTACACTGAGG AAACAGATGGACTACATGGAGACTCAGAACAGTGAAGCGCAAGCTGCCAAGGAGGAGGCTCGAAGACTAAGGACCCAGATGCAAACCTATGAAAG gCTTAATGTGTTGCTGGAcggtcaaaggtcagaggtggAGTCCATGGTAAAAGACATGGGAGTTGGTCACGCAGCCGTAGAGCAGCTCGCCATCTTCTGCATTTCCCTGAAAAA AGAGTACGAAGGTTTGAAGAAACACCTGAAGTACACCAGCGACATGTGTGACAAGCTGAAGGCTGAAGTTTTGACTTCAAACAGCAAG TTGCAGAAAGCCACTCTGGAGGTCAGTCAGACCAAAGAAGACATGAAGTCTCTTCAGAGTGAACTGACCAGTGCTGACAAAGAGATAACG AGCTTAAAGAAGAAGGTGGAGTTTCTCCAGAACACTCTGAGCACCCCCACACGGACAAATGCAGCCCTGAGTCGCCTGGTGTTCGAAAG CCCAGCACCCCTGGAGCTGAAACATCCTCACCTGCACCAGCCCACAGACAGCCAGGACATTGACCTCAACATGACCTACGACATCACTACCCCAGAGGATGTGAACAGAAGGCCTGCGCAAAAGATGAAGCTGGACCCTCAAAT GCCGATGATGTCCAAACACAAGGAGAGAGCTTCAGCATCAAGCAAG GTGCGAGATGAGGATTCCTCCATGGATCCGTTTCTGAGGAACTCCTTCCTGTTCCGAAAGAAAACCTTCGGCAGCATGCTGGACCCCCAGCAGAAGCCTGGAGTT GTGAGATCCGGTTACGATGGGTTAGGAGGACGAACCAAGTTCATCCAGCCC TCTCCCCTGGCAGAGATTCGTCCACTGATGAAAGCCAAACGGAAAAAGGTGAGCCGGCCTCCCGCCAAGTCCACGTCCTGCATGACGTTAGACGGCTTCCTGGATGGCTCGCTCACCAGCTCATCTTCCAGCGTCATGTGA
- the mon1a gene encoding vacuolar fusion protein MON1 homolog A has translation MEGDSQRAAVAWDAASLSVVERLRSERSESPTPGLVEGTEPGAGQQSAIFVHSQSFEDLTAETDEEVREEPGSSQVEECEEKLQVLVLDQEVEEQHANNISPDIKAKDEDISSEAWRSHKKHMFVLSEAGKPIYSRYGTEEALSSTMGVMMALVSFVEAEKNIIRSIHADGCKVVFLTRSPLVLVGVSHTCQSEKELLRELQYIYYQIVSLLTLTQLNHIFQHKQNYDLRRLLAGSEYLTDNLLHRLDRDPGLLLSAVTCLPVASSARDVVSSSLQAAKSKNLVFSILLAGDRLVSLVRKKDQFLHHIDLHLVFNLVGSSSSFREGEGWTPICLPKFNTAGFFHAHISYLEPASELCLILVSTDREDFFNMSDCKQKFLERLSKRSAYQTLKEALKCPSYSVDQVGIPELRHFLYKSKSSGLYTSPEFPLMYESDEEQERLLGLYQNLHSCLHHPTRPLRTFYRCGERENMMAWMTSGFELYLCFSPLGTKALAVSSVNKLLKWIRKEEDRLFILSPLTY, from the exons ATGGAGGGAGACTCCCAGAGGGCCGCCGTGGCCTGGGACGCTGCGTCTCTCTCTGTCGTGGAGCGACTTCGCTCTGAGAGATCCGAGAGTCCAACGCCTGGTCTCGTGGAAGGAACGGAACCAG GCGCTGGACAGCAGAGTGCAATTTTTGTCCATTCCCAGTCCTTTGAGGATTTGACTGCTGAGACTGATGAGGAGGTACGCGAAGAACCAGGGTCAAGCCAGGTTGAAGAGTGTGAGGAGAAGCTCCAAGTTTTGGTGCTGGACCAAGAAGTTGAAGAACAGCATGCCAACAACATTTCACCTGACATCAAGGCTAAGGATGAAGACATTTCCAGCGAGGCGTGGAGGAGTCATAAGAAGCACATGTTTGTCCTGAGCGAGGCCGGGAAGCCCATCTATTCCCGCTATGGCACAGAGGAGGCTCTTTCTAGCACCATGGGTGTGATGATGGCTCTTGTGTCCTTTGTGGAGGCTGAGAAGAACATCATCCGCTCCATCCATGCAG ACGGGTGCAAAGTGGTGTTCCTGACCAGAAGCCCACTGGTTCTGGTGGGCGTGTCTCACACTTGCCAGTCAGAGAAGGAGCTCCTGCGTGAGCTGCAGTACATCTACTACCAGATTGTCAGCCTGCTCACTCTCACCCAGCTCAATCACATCTTCCAGCACAAACAGAACTACGACCTACGGCGTCTCCTGGCCGGCTCCGAGTACCTCACAGATAACCTCCTGCATCGTCTGGACCGAGATCCGGGTTTGTTGCTCAGTGCTGTCACCTGCCTGCCTGTGGCCAGCTCTGCCAGAGATGTGGTCTCCTCCAGCTTGCAAGCTGCCAAGTCCAAAAACTTGGTGTTCTCAATTCTGCTGGCCGGAGACCGTTTGGTGTCCCTGGTGCGCAAAAAGGACCAGTTCTTGCATCACATCGATTTGCATTTGGTCTTCAACCTTGTtggttcttcatcatcattccgGGAAGGAGAAGGCTGGACGCCCATCTGTCTGCCCAAGTTCAACACTGCAGGATTCTTCCATGCTCACATTTCCTACTTGGAGCCTGCGTCAGAGCTCTGCCTGATCCTCGTCTCCACCGATCGAGAGGACTTTTTTAACATGTCCGACTGCAAACAGAAGTTCTTGGAGAGACTGAGCAAGCGCAGTGCCTACCAGACTCTGAAGGAGGCGCTAAAATGCCCCAGCTATTCTGTAGATCAAGTTGGGATTCCAGAGCTCCGGCACTTTCTTTACAAATCAAAGAGCTCTGGCTTGTACACCAG CCCGGAGTTTCCTTTGATGTATGAGTCAGATGAGGAGCAGGAACGACTCTTGGGTTTGTACCAGAACCTCCATAGCTGCCTCCATCATCCAACCAGACCACTACGCACCTTCTATCGCTGTGGAGAACGAGAGAACATGATGGCATGG ATGACGAGTGGCTTTGAGCTGTACCTCTGCTTCAGCCCCCTGGGGACAAAAGCTTTGGCAGTTTCATCCGTCAACAAACTGCTGAAGTGGATCAGGAAAGAGGAAGATCGTCTCTTCATCCTCAGCCCACTGACCTACTGA